In a genomic window of Urocitellus parryii isolate mUroPar1 chromosome 2, mUroPar1.hap1, whole genome shotgun sequence:
- the LOC113190546 gene encoding putative methyltransferase-like protein 21E isoform X10 produces the protein MIKKTSIYSHPLIDHLMEPEVQEEAREDHDDKQVVSEIMARCFIPTLVTSISWEAFHFVGHEIRITEAKDCYGAVVWPSALVLCYFLETNAKQYNMVDKNVIEIGAGTGLVSIVASLLGARVTATDLPELLGNLQYNISCNTKMKCKHLPQVKELSWGVALDKNFPRASNSFDYVLAADVVYAHPFLEDLLLTFDHLCKETTIVLWAMKFRLEKENKFVDRFKELFDLEEVSSFPSLNIKLYKAVKKN, from the exons AGGCCAGAGAAGACCATGATGACAAGCAGGTGGTCTCAGAGATCATGGCGAGATGTTTTATCCCAACTCTGGTAACAAGCATTTCCTGGGAAGCCTTTCATTTTGTTGGTCATGAGATTCGGATTACTGAAGCAAAGGACTGTTACGGTGCTGTTGTTTGGCCCTCG gCACTTGTTTTATGCTATTTCCTGGAAACAAATGCAAAGCAGTATAATATGGTTGATAAAAACGTGATTGAAATTGGAGCTGGAACAGGGTTGGTCTCCATTGTGGCAAGTTTACTGG GTGCTCGTGTGACTGCGACAGACTTACCTGAGTTACTTGGAAACCTGCAGTATAATATTTCCTGCAACACCAAAATGAAATGCAAGCATTTGCCTCAGGTTAAGGAACTCTCCTGGGGAGTAGCTTTAGATAAAAACTTCCCCAGGGCCTCCAATAGTTTTGACTATGTCCTGGCAGCGGATGTTGTCTACGCCCACCCGTTCCTAGAAGACCTCCTCCTTACCTTTGACCATCTGTGCAAAGAAACGACCATCGTCCTCTGGGCCATGAAGTTCaggttggaaaaagaaaataaatttgtagatAGATTTAAGGAGCTGTTTGATCTGGAGGAAGTTTCCAGCTTCCCTAGTCTGAATATTAAGTTGTATAAAgctgtgaaaaaaaattga